CCGCTTACGTATTCGTATACTGatgtaaagaaaagaaggacgTCGTGGCAAAGTGCTTGAAGCATCGTAATGATTAGAgcagaagaagatgaaagcCGGGCACGTGTGGCAGAGCCACAATCCTCGGAGACTCTCGGTTGCCTGTGTATTAGGAAAATTTCGTAGGTCTTTACAGAATACTCTCGCTGCACTCATATTCATCAATCAGCATTCACATATTGTATCGCCGCCTTTCGCTCCAAACTCTGTGTATACATTTAAGCTCCCTATCTCTACGCACAGGACCGGCCCCCCTTTGTAATAATCCAAACAATCGATGGCGGCTGAATTCCGTCTGATATTCTTAGCTTTACAAATCTAGCAAACTCTATACAGATTATTTTCGTGAAATATGTATAGAACAGTCTTgttacgataaaaaaaaaatgaggctCGTCAAATATTTTGAACCATCATTTTCTCTCGGTGCTTCGCTACTATTATATCTACGCAACACCCAGCTAGCAGCGATAACGATGAGTGATGACTTCTTGTTGCTCTGGTGACACGCTGAGATTATTTGCTTCGTAACCGATGACAACCTTCGAtgcttttcatttcttcctaCGCCCTTTTTCGCCATTTGACGTGGTAATCGTCTCGTTCGATTCGATTCGGCTTCGCCACGCGTGTCACACGTtccctctttgttttttctccattctttttgttattcggCAGCAGCTATGATAATCATGGATCAACCCGAATAAACGtgccttttgtttattttttttcgcatgACGAATGACATcgcgctttaaaaaaaacggggggctTAACGagaattttctctttcctttttttctcttcaggttCGAATGACGGCATTTGATTGATCGTCTGAATATTAATCGAGACACGGCTGGCGTGCAAAGATACCCCCACACGAAAATTAAGAATTGgcaacatttcttttcgtttttgaaacgAAACATGGCGGATGGGCTGGTTCATTGGATCGTCTTGGCCTTTTGTCTGACGCGCTTGTCTGGCGAAATTCAAGCCTTCGATGAAATAATGACTAGCCAGCAAGAAAAACACGGTGACAAATTGGAGACAGCCACGACGACGGGAGTCAACATTGGCCGTGTCGACATCCTACCCACGTCGTCGACTACGCGagaaggaacaacaacaaagtctCACAATTTGATGGCGTTGCTCAACCCCTCTTCGACGACATGGGCCCGTAGCGACGAGACGGCCGGTCCAACAGCGCAAACTGTAATTGTCTCAGTGACGGGCGCGGCCGTCACGGCGACTTTGAATGGCACTGAATTGGCAGACGCAACGCAATGGACGCCCATTGCCACGCAACTGCCATCGACGACCAAAAGCATCACATCATCCGAAATGACGGCGACTGTGCGGACGTATGCGGATGCCGAATCTTCCGCAGAATCGTTCGACAGCGCCGAATTTTTATCTTCTACCCCATTTCCAGTGACGACTTCCGTTTCAAAATTGGCGCCCTTCCCAACTTTGCCCAGCCGACCTTCAACGGCCGACGCTAAAAACAACAATGTTCTTCCATCGGCTACGCTCTCTCCATTTTGGCCTTGGATGCTGTTCATTATCAACGGCAATGCAACGGTGGCTAACCGCCGACAGCGCGACCTGGGCACCTACCTCCGTCTCAACCTGGCCGCTCGTCTCGACGCCGATTACAACGTCAGTAATTTGATTTAAAAGTATAACGCAACGGCCTAAGAACGCATTTCGATTATGACGACGTATTTTGCAACGCATACAGGACGTGGCCATCAACCGGATTCTGCTGACGCCGCAAGCCATTTTGGCCAACATCAGCGTCGAGCCTTCGCATCTCGTCTACGGCGGAACGGGAGCCGCCGGGCTGGAGGCTCTCGGACAAGGCAATGTCACCCTGCTCGAGCTCTCCGGTCACGAATTCCAAGTCGATCGCATCATCCGCTTCGACGAGATCGTCGACCAAAGGTCAGATTCTACTGTCTCATAACATACACTACAAGTTGCCACCATAAGGTCCCATTGATAAACGTCCACACTTAATGAACGCGTCAACGGCCTGGTAATTCAAATGTCATTTTTGACAGTCCAGACGCGGACACAGTTTTACGTTGAGTTACGTCACTGTCTTGGCTTACACGTCACCAAAGCTGCCATATGAATTATAGACTACGATTGAATTTAATAAGGAAGAGCACGTAAAAAATAACATGAGCCCCCATGATATTTCACTATAATACTGTGCGGACCAATCGCGAACGGTGGGCAATTGTTAGCAGCCATTCCGTCTTTGCCGTCGCTGCATTCGTGTGTACATGTGATACGATTGCGTGGAGGGGGATCGAGGTCCACTACGTGCACATTGTAACAAAGATATTTTGGAGGGATGAGGGGGGGGACCTTCTGCTTCTGACGTCCCAACACTCGCCGACACGATTGGGTCGCCATAACGTATACGGAGAGTTGTGTCTTGTTGGACCAAAAAATGTTATTATAGTGGCGACGGCCAGTTGTCGTTGAGAGGTCGACAAATATCAAATCAAAACATCAGGCATAAAAGCGAGGCAAACAAGTTCGAAATTGaggaatgaaaataataaaataaacattcCACCAATAATAAATAGTGTCACATCAAGTAACGATTTGTTATACAGTAGATTGTAAACAACGAACtgtttactttaaaaaaaaaaggaaataaaatgaaaaatgtataGGCAAATATTCTAGAGTGAGGTACCAGATCGAGCATGATTGCGTTACGCATACAAACATAGCCGGAGGCAAGGCGAAAACCAAATTTGCCTATAGATGAATACCCACACACACGAGAATCCCATCCTACCCCGGGAATatacaaaaacgaaaaacgaattgaaaaTGAGGATATACCCCAGAAGGATGTAATTTATGTTCTCTTATCGAACTTTTCTTATGGCcagtcaatgaaaaaaaaaaaaaaaagctaaaaaagaaaacaaaaacatgtttgatttgtttgcctttcttttgcAATGGTAAGTGAAACAAGGACTGTTTTATTGGCTAGCACTAGACTTGagcgggtttttttttcctagttgAAGTGTTCGCGGGTCGATGATGAACACGTCGGCACGTggggaaatgaaagaaaaacttttgccAAGTTGTTGATAAACGACTCTTGCCACAACAGGCAACAACTTTTGAGTTGGCTTGCTCCAACAATAGATCTGCGATAGTCTTCTATACAATACACAAAAGTAAGAGTAACTAAATccttttgattgaaaaagaaaaaccatttttctctctctctctctctctttttgataatgttatttcatttatttcatctGATGATAGAACTGGCCAATTGTTAAAAGCAGCAAAGTTTATCctattataaacaaaaaacagtagctacatttttcctatttttttttttttcaaacgatatCTATTCAccccttgttttgtttgttttttatactTCCTCACTCAATCTTTTGCGTGTCTCCCACGACTCCCTTTCACCAGAtcaatggcggaaaaaaaagacgatcgtGGTATTATAACGCTGGCCGTGATTTATATTTGCTGCTTTTCCTCTTGCTTTGCTCTATTCGCGACGCTCTTCGCCCTGCATTTATTATTCTAACCTAGTCTAGCATAAAAAgttattttcctcttttaaagaaaacgctTTCAAAACGTCAACAGAATCCAAgcgtaaataaataaatacaaaaataaggagaaaaaacaacaagggaAGACCCTCCcacgataaaagaaaaacgcttgTATAAAACGTTTCGCGCATTTCCTGGTACAGAAAGACGCGAGTAAAGTCTTTTGAGGCAGATTCACGAGAAAAGACGCTGCCTGAATGGGCGAATAGGAACCCCCCGAAAAAACATTGGATTTTCATATCGCGGGAGGCAAAACCGCCAGATGCGATTCAAAAATATGGGAGGCACGTCAAAAGCCAACGACAtacaacaaaataataataaataaataactaaaaaaaaaaagaaaaaaagaaaacagctgTCTACAGGCCTAATACATATATGATGAAGGGAGATGAGAGACAGACCTTAATAATGAAATACCGAAAAAAAGGCTACAGAGCCAACCGccccaaaaaaaagttgattgCAGCTTTTCAAAGTTGCGGCTGTTATTGCCTTCGAGCCATCGAGCCCAGTTGTTTGCAACTACGTTGctataacacacacacacacatacacacacacaaaggggAAAGAGATCTAGTCATTATTACAAGCTAGCGGAGCCAGGTGGAAAGAACCTTGACACGAGGCGTGAATCATCAATACCATGTCAATTTTTTATGTCTGCGGGGGAGTTTTCCAATTGCAAACCTATATAATAAGACATTCGATAGACCGTCGAACACGATCATCCGACACGGAGTTGATTTTCCCGAACGTCCCGCAACGAAGGGCAGTAGCTCGTTCAGCCCTTAAGAATCGTATTCATCTGCACGATATGTTTGATAACAAGTCCTTCTTTAGTACACGACGGCGGCGATTtacaatgatttttttttaatattttatatttaaggTTTCTTATGTTGCCCTGGAGACCGTTGCCAAGGGGATAGCGTCAAATGTCACCTAAAGACGAATTTGATCTAATTGGCATTTTTACAATCAAAAAGGCTGTTTGTAAGGGGTTTGCTTTTGGCAAGGGACGTTCTTCTTTGCGAAGGTATTGTTTTGATGCAGCTGGTTGACGATTACAAGGGGTAACACAAAGAGACTGACGCTAGCGGGAAACAAGACCGCATTTCTATTAAGTTATGTAATGGGCACGAGTTACGTATAAGATGTACGTCGTTGCAATTTCGAACCGTTGCCATGCAGGTAGTAATCAATGTGGAGTAGGAAGAGCTTGGGCTGCTGGACAAATATTCACCCATTCCACGagtatttcaaaattttagtGAGGGCAACGGGGACGACTGAAATACTCGGCCGCTAACATACTCGCTAAATCTGTATGAAAGCGTCTTATCATCTACATTTCTAATGAGTTCCGCACATTATTCAGaggtttttgtttcttgtttggaatttgaaatgcaaaaagaCGAACAATGTTAAAAGGCCTGCAGATAATTCGAGTACATCAACAAAACCATTTGCATTCGTCATCTTAAGCAATATTTCATTAGTGTGACTGAATTAGTTTTAATGTTCGTTTTGTCCAATTAGAAGATACCGAGAAATGTCCATTCTAATCCTCCCCCTCATGCAATTAGTGAAGCTAGCAAGAAACATTAGCCAGAATGGAATTAAGTAAAAAGACATTGATGTTCAAGACACGACAAAGATCCATCGACATTTAACGAAATTTCGAAAAGTTTTCAAGTCTCTAATCTTTAACGGTAAAAAATGTCGCTGTTCAATTTCacaaaaaagtttgaatttccttcaaaacgacaagaaaaaaatgaactaacGGCTCTTGTAATGTCACAACTCAATTAAATGCTAGTGCAGCACGGCGATTTACTGGGGCACGTTTGCACACACTACACTCGTTAAACTTGTTGAACAAAACGCTGTGTGCAGccaagttaaaaaaacaagaaacgcgTCCATCTCAACACGACGAATGCCGCGCGCGTAGGCCCTAGACGCCGACGACCAATTAGTCCATCTCAAAATGAGTTgccaacataaaacaaaagatctTGTTCCCACCTCGTTTACGACACTCGAACATGTTACGCCCAAAACTTTGGCCTTCGGCACACGCCGTAAGCTCCTTTTACAACCCTTTGCCTCGTATTGTGTTTCGAACAACTTCAAATATCATAATAACATCATCTACCTCCAAGAATAAAATCGCCCTAAAACCCTGTCACTCAcctaatgtttttttccttttttttcttacgacCCTGCTCGTACGTCACTACAGAGGGATGATAAGTAGCATGGAGATGTCGTCTATGGTGGCGACCGTGGGCTCAGAAGTGACAGTGTACGGTGCCGTTGGGGCTGTCTTCCTCTTTTTGCTCGTGGCTCTCCTGCTCGGCCTGTCGTTCAGCAGCCCGTGTAAAGCCGGCGATAACAGTAAATACCTGTCCAGTAACAACCTCGGCTACGACAGGGATCAGGTAAATTATAAATCACGTGTACAACAGACTACCGTTCTTCCCGCCGCTCTCAGTTTCCCTTACTTTGCGTATCGTTTCAATGAATCGTTTGGGTTGTTCGAGCAGATGGATAGCAATTATTCCGACGGTTTTACGGAGTGGAACCTGTCGACGATGGAATTGATGCCCGACCCACCGCCGGTCATTTACACGGAACAGTTGGCCCGCGACATTGAAGGTGATGCTGTGCTGCAGTGCAAACATCCCAGCCATTTCATACCGTTGACCAGCAGGCGAATGTCCCTACCGAACGTCACGATAGGCGAATTTCATCACCATCAACGCAATCATCCATCAGACGAGTTGCTGATATTCCATCACACCGATAATAGCCCATCGCAATGTAGCGCATGAATAATTTAAttccattatttttatttttcgcttcGTTGATGCCTCAATCAATTGAGCTTTTCCCCGTGCAAATAGACTatatccccccttttttcaattgacgTATGATATATAATGTAATACTAAATATTATATAACATTATAAAGTTCAATTAACCCTGACATcttccgtaaaaaaaaatgaaagaatttaTGTTTGTTTGGCAGAGATTGAATGCAAAACTCGATTTCATTAGATGTAATCAAATCCACCGCATGCTGATAATGTCAATCTCCGAAATTCTTCCCTTCTCTTTAACTGGACTGAACTGAAGGAAAATGCCAACGCCAAAAGCtaaatttgaatgtaaatggttttttaaaaaattgttacaTGACGCTATTCTCGTTGTTGACTGCCCCCATGTTCCATTTTCAATGTCCTCCACTAATAAACATATTCCCGCTCCGTGCATTCAAGATTGTGTCGCGCAAAATTAGGCTTTACGATATCTTCCCCCTGTACATTTCAGCAGACTAGTTTACTATATCAATACACCACCCCACCCCCCAAGAATCGCACCCGTTTCGGCCTCGGAATCAATATCATTTACTTGCAACAGCGCCCATTCTAAAACACAAACGTAACGCCGTTAGACTCAACCGACTCTGTTTTGCTGTCTTGTGCATTACCTGTGGCTTCCCTTCGGctgttgtttccttttcaCCCGCCTTTCCGGTTAATAACGAGATGACTGACGACGCTGATTAAAACACCAACACGACACCCAGTTTCCaggatgaaaataaaataaataagcgtGTGTCATGGACACACGCAATCGCATTGGTTGTAAACGGAAATTGAAATCTCTACGAGTTCTGTACGCCCTGACGTTCTGTATTGAAACGTATGCTGattaaacaaaatatattGATTATACGTGATTGTCCCTACACTTTGGTTtagaatataaaaacaaatacaaatgaATGGAATCGCCAAACTTTCAGAACGGAGTTTCGCATTCATTGCGACACGCAGCATCAATTTTAATGGAGCAAAAATAAAGTTTGATAGTCCACCGTGAATTGCAACGTCTTgcacaaaatgtttttctttatgccGCAAACTTTGCTGCCTTTCGCTTTTTAAAGCTATACAATAGTATTGGGAGAACTGTCAAAGGTTCAACCCGCTGACCCGTTTATCCTTGACAggtgacaaaagaaaaattggcttCAAACACTCACGACGGCGGACGGCCTGCCCTCCACCCCCCCACCCCAAAGGGACTTAAAAAGAGTCATTCTATCGTTGcaataaaaagataaacgtGACAGCGCAAAGAAAGAGTTTTGAGGCGTCATTCACGATTTAAAGGTAAACGTTTTATGCAAATGCGACTAGACAAGACTGAAATCAACAGAAAAGGGGTAGCAAGACAaccaagaaaaatggaaacatcAAAGTCGTTCTTCTCCATGATTTGTTATACTCGAAATAAAGGGGGAAAACCAACAACTGGATTGCGTTTTTATGGTCAGCGTTGCGCATTCTAGAACAGAAACGTAGGCCTTTTAAAGGTAGCCCTACTTTTTTAAAAGACCATCATCTCCCCGTCATTTTTACTGTCAACTGGGCGCATTATTTCCATCTCTTTCCCTGTCTCAGTTGATCACGTTGATCTACAACTACTTTCCTCGACTTCGCAAAGAAACACAGAATCCTTGTCAGCCGCACACCATCATCGACGCTTATCGTCCAAACGCTTTTGTTTCGTGGGCGtacaaacgcaaaaaaaaaaaaaaaaaacaggctaAAGTGTCAATAAGGAAATAAAGCCAGCCACTAAAGCGggaaaaaaacgtgaaaaaagaataaataaaacgatCTCTCTCTGTCTTTGACTCGTCCATCGCGCAAAGAACGTCATGCGTGCAAAAGATCAAAGATGGGCAAAAGATGGTTTTTGGCTTTGCCTTCTTCTATTTCCCCCCCGTTCATATCGACAGAGTCAACTTGCCAAACAAGCTAGTTCTTTCAATGCCCCACTTATCAGATACTTTTGTCTTCTTTTactggggaaagaaaaacagttgggAGATTGGATAGAAGCCCAACAGCTCGCACGAAAtgtcaccaccaccaccaacagCTCtccttgtcttttttatttccctatCGAAAACGTAGGAAAGCTATTTTTCCCACACACCCAcgttttcgtgtgtgtgttcctCTTTTATTCCGTGTGTGCGTACGTGTCTCTATTGATTTGTCATTTATCGCAGACTATTGACTACATCCACGTCGTGGTAGGAATAGCCAATCGACAGGAAAGCGATCCTTCGAtagtaaataaaagaagacgTAAGCAAAAACGTGTTTAAATTAGATGAGAATTATCCGAATATCAAGCGCGGTCAAAAGACAAAAGCTCGACTTCCAGTTCTActccatccctttttttttttttttttttttttttattcgattcgTTAAGAGGACCCTCCATTTTTGCGCGATATCCAAGTGGGACTGTGTTGATTCACGCTGGtgatttaatttaaaagagGACGACCTTCCCCCTTTTtacgtaaagaaaaagaatgtggCGTCCCCATTGGACAGGCTCGTGCTGATTTATTCATCCGCAGAGCCAGAATAAACGGCCACTGACTATTGCAGCGCTTCCGTCGTGACAAGTAGCCTATCTCccatccaaaaacaaaaagaaaacctgagGCTAATGCTTCATAGTGCGgcctcccattttttttttcgaaaatggtCGTACCTCTGTAGGCGGGTTGATACAACAAGAAAGtatgttctaaaaaaaaaaaaagaaaatgcctgGACACACTGAGTCTATTGGCAACTGGCCCGGAAGATTTTGCAGACAACTGTGTGCCCGCCCACCGATGAGAAATGCCGCTTCGTTGCGAATTCAGACGTCAATGGTGCATAGAGCGCCACTTGCCTCGTTCAAACCATTTAAAGAATGCAGACcatactttctttttattattacatccCATATCACATTTCTAAAGGATTTCCCCTTTTGTTTCAAGTGGCAGACTCAACGTTCccaataaaaattatttttaaaaacgttgACATCTCTATAGGATCGAGCTTTATGTACAGAGAAATGCAATTGCCAGACAACTGCGGGGCAGGTATCCATGTAGAGCCGATAAGGTGCTAGGATCAAGTGGCTGGATAGggacgaaataaaacaaaaaatggtgcggagaaagcagaagaaaaatattttgtgaaagaaggagaaaaggaaatcaataAGGTACAAGCAACACTTAAAAAAACGTTGGGGGACTATAGACGAGTGGCCCTAGGTCACGTTCCAAGATCGTTGCACAAGCATGTCTCCGCCGGAAGGTTTATGGTGTTCTGGATCGAAGAGGATATACAAGGCCACCCCACTTACCCAACCCAACCCCCATACACACAAGACTAATGAAGACGAGAGtatagaaagagaaacacgtttatttttatatttacaaataaaaaaagaattttaccgATTACAACAGTAAAAATCGCTCTTGACCCGTCAGTCTTTCTGAGCTGTTTTTAGTTCGTTTAGATTTGATGCGATCGAGTTATACGAGGGGTCTCAAAGTTGTCAGGGGGTCGGCGCACACTCAACTTGCTCAAAGACATGAGGGAGTTGAAGAGAGGAAATAGAAACTCGAGCAAGGGACAGCTTCCTACTTCCTTGGCACCATTTCCGACGATTacaagaaaacggaaaaataataataataaatacccAACTCAACCATTccaggagaaaacaaaaaaaaaagcaaaaagaaactcaattactagaaaaaggaaaaaaaaaaaaaagaaagaaacttatAACACAAGGTACGTGTGCACCTGTCGTGCACACGTACAAAACTTCTTGTATTATAACGATCCGGGCGTCTTGCTCGCCTCCGTATACTGGATGTTAAAAAATACGAGACGGTCGCCATAACGATGGCACTATTATGCGGGAAAACGAAATGAGCTCTTTTTCCGTTTGATCCGAATcttcgtgaaaaagaaaaaagaatcagaaggggaaaagaaaaagattgaataataataataataaaaaaagagggaataATATTCAAGTTTTatcgtaaaataaaaaaaaaagggctcgCAGCAGGACACGATATCGATCGAGAGCGCAACATCCATGGAACAAGACGCAGCCGCGTCTTGTTCCATTATTCCGTTTGAGATATATGTCCTCCTTGATAGATGTGTCCGCATACTCTAAAAAAAGTACATAGCCTAAcctatctttttcttttgattctctttcttcctttcGGTCTATTATTGTTCAATCTCGCAACGCGGGCAAGTGAGGAGAGGCGCTCCAAAACTATTTCTTCGGCGCAATCTACACACCCCAAAGTAAATATAAATGTGTAGAAATGGCGGGCGCGAGTCTGACCGCTAAATAACTAAAAACACTTTGC
The nucleotide sequence above comes from Daphnia carinata strain CSIRO-1 chromosome 3, CSIRO_AGI_Dcar_HiC_V3, whole genome shotgun sequence. Encoded proteins:
- the LOC130685674 gene encoding uncharacterized protein LOC130685674, whose translation is MADGLVHWIVLAFCLTRLSGEIQAFDEIMTSQQEKHGDKLETATTTGVNIGRVDILPTSSTTREGTTTKSHNLMALLNPSSTTWARSDETAGPTAQTVIVSVTGAAVTATLNGTELADATQWTPIATQLPSTTKSITSSEMTATVRTYADAESSAESFDSAEFLSSTPFPVTTSVSKLAPFPTLPSRPSTADAKNNNVLPSATLSPFWPWMLFIINGNATVANRRQRDLGTYLRLNLAARLDADYNDVAINRILLTPQAILANISVEPSHLVYGGTGAAGLEALGQGNVTLLELSGHEFQVDRIIRFDEIVDQRGMISSMEMSSMVATVGSEVTVYGAVGAVFLFLLVALLLGLSFSSPCKAGDNSKYLSSNNLGYDRDQMDSNYSDGFTEWNLSTMELMPDPPPVIYTEQLARDIEGDAVLQCKHPSHFIPLTSRRMSLPNVTIGEFHHHQRNHPSDELLIFHHTDNSPSQCSA